From a region of the Halorubrum sp. BV1 genome:
- a CDS encoding PAS domain-containing protein, with the protein MGSDSEVSSDSHDTDRAAHADTEPETDRSTNADAASRSRGIRSRAATGDRDRSAPAADPTRVLLLMCPGRDRDLVADALDGRYRVDTATAADTEALDRAFDCCVLDEAAFDRVADAISTKRAAAGSVFVPFALVVSERSGTAPADAWNRVDDVIELPVKRRMLVARIDNLIQRRTTSRRLAETVNDLRLKEQAMDESPIGITLALATEEGENPLVYCNEGFESLTGYGPEMLGKDCRFLQGDDTADETRARLRRAIDAERPIAVDILNYRANDQKFWNRLTVSPIRDETGTVTHYVGFQSDITDRKIRERRLEVMGRVLNHNLRNKMNLIEGYADLLRADIDDESHRRSLDVITETSADLMGIARAVQKIDETLADTDPTQVALHERLIELRNRIHSRYPEVAIEVSLPDDDPITVTVVGLFTAIEEGAVNAVKHNDTPSPWVAIRVERLSRGWIRVEIEDDGPGIPDHETQVLERGETSLTHADRLGIWLMYWVVTRAGGKFTVTTGETGTLLRLEVPAHP; encoded by the coding sequence ATGGGCTCCGACTCGGAGGTGTCGAGTGACTCACACGACACCGATAGAGCGGCGCACGCCGACACGGAGCCCGAAACCGACCGGTCGACGAACGCCGATGCGGCCTCCCGTTCCCGGGGCATCCGCTCGCGCGCGGCGACCGGCGATCGCGACCGCTCAGCGCCCGCAGCCGACCCCACGCGCGTCCTGTTGCTCATGTGTCCCGGCCGTGACCGCGACCTCGTCGCCGACGCGCTCGACGGGCGGTACCGCGTCGACACCGCGACCGCGGCGGACACTGAAGCGCTCGACCGCGCGTTCGACTGCTGCGTGCTCGACGAGGCGGCCTTCGACCGCGTCGCCGACGCGATCTCGACGAAGCGGGCGGCCGCCGGTTCCGTCTTCGTGCCGTTCGCGCTCGTCGTGAGCGAGCGGTCCGGCACCGCCCCGGCCGACGCGTGGAACCGCGTTGACGACGTGATCGAACTCCCGGTGAAACGGCGCATGCTCGTCGCGCGGATCGACAACCTGATACAGCGACGGACCACCTCTCGTCGGCTCGCAGAGACCGTCAACGACCTTCGGCTGAAAGAGCAGGCGATGGACGAGTCGCCGATCGGCATCACCCTCGCGCTGGCGACGGAAGAGGGAGAGAACCCGCTCGTGTACTGCAACGAGGGGTTCGAGTCGCTCACCGGCTACGGCCCGGAGATGCTCGGAAAAGACTGCCGGTTCCTGCAGGGCGACGACACCGCAGACGAGACGCGCGCGAGGCTGCGGCGGGCGATAGACGCCGAGCGACCGATCGCCGTCGACATCCTGAACTACCGCGCGAACGACCAGAAGTTCTGGAACCGGCTCACCGTTTCGCCGATCCGCGACGAGACGGGGACGGTGACACACTACGTGGGGTTTCAGTCGGACATTACGGATCGGAAGATCCGGGAGCGCCGCCTGGAGGTGATGGGCCGCGTGTTAAATCACAACCTCCGGAACAAGATGAACCTCATCGAGGGGTACGCCGACCTCCTGCGGGCGGACATCGACGACGAGTCACACCGCCGCTCTCTCGACGTCATCACTGAGACTTCGGCCGACCTGATGGGGATCGCTCGCGCGGTACAGAAGATAGACGAGACCCTCGCGGATACCGACCCGACGCAGGTTGCGTTACACGAGCGGCTGATCGAACTCCGGAACCGAATTCACAGCCGCTACCCCGAGGTGGCGATCGAGGTGTCGTTGCCCGACGACGACCCGATCACTGTGACCGTCGTCGGCCTGTTCACCGCGATCGAGGAGGGCGCGGTGAACGCCGTCAAACACAACGACACGCCGTCGCCGTGGGTGGCGATACGCGTCGAGCGGCTGTCGCGGGGCTGGATCCGGGTCGAGATCGAAGACGACGGCCCGGGGATTCCGGACCACGAGACGCAGGTCCTCGAACGGGGGGAGACCTCGCTCACTCACGCCGACCGGCTCGGGATCTGGCTGATGTACTGGGTCGTGACTCGGGCGGGCGGGAAGTTCACGGTGACCACGGGGGAGACGGGGACGCTGCTCCGGCTCGAGGTCCCCGCACACCCCTGA
- a CDS encoding DUF5803 family protein, whose translation MNRRFALAVAVVALLAVSAGCLTYVNDGGDVANATLDSDPPREYDFATDRDAAFTLSTGTQYTAVYDVSGVEELRLYRQTPYAGDQPLEFEAFRYRTTDGEVLNGTEFRARGGEVERTPDETWIRFGDGLADGQVAFSATGSPRRFTTLTYVEGSYAVTLPPGFSTEFPVVGHVSPRGYDVETVGDRDRIVWEDVTSGSVVVQSYRETDLLVFGVILAVAILAAIVGTVYFRRQLEALRERRREMGLGVYEDDE comes from the coding sequence GTGAACCGACGCTTCGCCCTCGCGGTCGCCGTCGTCGCGCTCCTCGCCGTCAGCGCCGGCTGTCTCACCTACGTCAACGACGGCGGCGACGTCGCGAACGCGACCCTCGATTCCGATCCGCCGCGCGAGTACGACTTCGCGACGGACCGTGACGCCGCGTTTACCCTCTCGACGGGAACGCAGTACACGGCCGTCTACGACGTCTCCGGCGTGGAGGAGCTGCGCCTGTACCGCCAGACGCCGTACGCGGGCGACCAGCCGCTGGAGTTCGAGGCGTTCCGCTATCGGACGACCGACGGCGAGGTGCTGAACGGCACCGAGTTCCGCGCCCGCGGTGGCGAGGTCGAGCGGACGCCGGACGAGACGTGGATCCGGTTCGGTGACGGGCTGGCCGACGGACAGGTGGCGTTTTCGGCGACTGGGTCGCCGCGGCGGTTCACCACGCTCACCTACGTCGAGGGGTCGTACGCCGTGACGCTGCCGCCCGGGTTCAGCACCGAGTTCCCGGTCGTCGGCCACGTCTCTCCCCGGGGGTACGACGTCGAGACGGTCGGCGACCGCGACCGCATCGTCTGGGAGGACGTGACGAGCGGCTCCGTCGTTGTGCAGTCGTACCGCGAGACAGATCTTCTCGTCTTCGGCGTCATCCTCGCCGTCGCGATCCTCGCCGCGATCGTCGGGACGGTCTACTTCCGCCGACAGCTCGAAGCCCTCCGCGAGCGACGGCGGGAGATGGGACTCGGCGTGTACGAGGACGACGAGTAA
- a CDS encoding undecaprenyl diphosphate synthase family protein: MGLYDSYLALRHRLHDGDPPSHVAVVITERDLLADGAFDTLADALRWAFEYGAARVTVSVSVLDEAVVPALTRELRRLDTPEPLVVRGPADADRDGSDAPRSDAEDAPIRVTVGLGGKAEFAGAVRELARDVADGTVDPEEIDADDVSDRLVFPEEPDLVIKTGAERLSDFAIWQSVYAELYFTDVNWRDFRRRDYLRAVLDYQNRQRRFGR, from the coding sequence GTGGGACTGTACGACAGCTACCTCGCGCTCCGTCACCGCCTCCACGACGGCGACCCCCCCTCACACGTCGCGGTCGTCATCACCGAGCGCGATCTCCTCGCCGACGGCGCGTTCGACACCCTCGCCGACGCGCTCCGGTGGGCGTTCGAATACGGCGCGGCGCGTGTCACCGTCTCCGTCTCCGTCCTCGACGAGGCCGTCGTCCCCGCGCTCACGCGCGAGCTTCGCCGGCTCGACACCCCCGAGCCCCTCGTCGTTCGGGGGCCGGCGGACGCCGACCGCGACGGCTCGGACGCACCGCGTTCGGACGCCGAAGACGCCCCGATCCGCGTGACGGTGGGACTCGGAGGAAAAGCCGAGTTCGCGGGCGCGGTCCGAGAGCTGGCACGGGACGTCGCCGACGGCACCGTGGACCCGGAGGAGATCGACGCCGACGACGTCTCGGACCGGCTCGTGTTCCCCGAAGAGCCCGATCTCGTCATCAAAACGGGCGCGGAGCGGCTCTCCGACTTCGCGATCTGGCAATCGGTGTACGCGGAGCTGTATTTCACCGACGTGAACTGGCGTGACTTCAGGCGGCGCGACTACCTCCGGGCGGTCCTCGATTACCAGAATCGACAGCGGCGGTTCGGTCGGTAG
- a CDS encoding molybdopterin-binding protein produces MNAAIVTVGDELLVGDTENTNATWLCDRLDARGVRVRRVTVVPDEVGEIARVVNEYHAEYDAVIVTGGLGPTHDDVTMDAVAAAFGRDLEANDRAAGWLAEEGYSADDLAAETTHLPADCRPLENEAGVAPGAVVESVYVLPGVPREMKAMFESVADEFEGTPTHTTVVDVDEPESALLERFAALEAQFDVSVGSYPGESVRVKITAANADEAERAAEWIRTRSTLVDSA; encoded by the coding sequence ATGAACGCTGCAATCGTCACCGTCGGGGACGAGCTCCTCGTCGGCGACACCGAGAACACGAACGCGACGTGGCTCTGTGACCGGCTCGACGCCCGCGGGGTGCGGGTCCGCCGCGTGACCGTCGTCCCGGACGAGGTCGGCGAGATCGCGAGAGTCGTCAACGAGTATCACGCCGAGTACGACGCCGTGATCGTCACCGGCGGCCTCGGACCGACCCACGACGACGTGACGATGGACGCCGTCGCGGCCGCCTTCGGCCGCGATCTGGAGGCGAACGACCGGGCTGCCGGGTGGCTCGCCGAAGAGGGATACAGCGCCGACGACCTCGCGGCGGAGACGACGCACCTCCCCGCCGATTGTCGGCCGCTCGAAAACGAGGCGGGCGTCGCGCCCGGCGCGGTCGTCGAGTCCGTGTACGTGCTTCCGGGCGTTCCCCGGGAGATGAAGGCGATGTTCGAGTCCGTCGCCGACGAGTTCGAGGGGACGCCGACGCACACGACCGTCGTCGACGTCGACGAACCGGAGAGCGCGCTGTTGGAGCGGTTCGCGGCGCTCGAAGCGCAGTTCGACGTGAGCGTCGGGTCGTATCCCGGCGAGAGCGTGCGCGTGAAGATCACGGCCGCGAACGCGGACGAGGCCGAGCGCGCCGCCGAGTGGATCCGGACGCGGTCGACGCTGGTCGACTCGGCGTGA
- a CDS encoding tRNA (cytidine(56)-2'-O)-methyltransferase, producing the protein MHEAREVVVLRYGHRPGRDDRMTTHVGLTARALGADRVVFPDNAGQSAETVRDITDRFGGPFDVELRADQTAIVRDFEGVVVHLTMYGERVQDVEREVREAVGLGAAGEAGAPRDLLVVVGGEKVPWALYERADYNVGVTNQPHSEVAGLAVFLDRLFEGAELEREWTGADRRVLPEATGKTVVDATETDAERGDGGSDGLDDSDDARTVE; encoded by the coding sequence ATGCACGAGGCGCGCGAGGTCGTCGTCCTCCGGTACGGCCACCGGCCGGGACGCGACGACCGCATGACGACGCATGTGGGGCTCACAGCCCGGGCGCTCGGCGCGGACCGGGTCGTCTTCCCGGACAACGCCGGGCAGTCGGCGGAGACGGTGCGAGACATCACGGACCGGTTCGGCGGACCGTTCGACGTCGAACTCCGCGCAGACCAGACGGCGATCGTCCGCGACTTCGAGGGGGTCGTCGTCCACCTCACCATGTACGGCGAGCGCGTCCAAGACGTTGAACGTGAGGTCCGCGAGGCGGTCGGACTCGGCGCTGCGGGAGAGGCGGGGGCGCCGCGGGACCTCCTCGTCGTCGTCGGGGGCGAGAAGGTCCCGTGGGCGCTCTACGAGCGCGCGGACTACAACGTGGGCGTGACGAATCAGCCGCACTCCGAGGTCGCCGGGCTCGCCGTCTTCCTCGACAGGCTGTTCGAAGGGGCGGAACTGGAGCGCGAGTGGACCGGCGCAGACCGCCGAGTCCTCCCCGAAGCGACCGGGAAGACGGTGGTCGACGCGACCGAGACCGACGCCGAACGCGGCGACGGCGGATCTGACGGTCTGGACGACTCGGACGACGCCCGCACTGTCGAGTGA
- a CDS encoding transcription factor, which produces MAFEDLLNDPVIQKYLHELVGPTGMPVAAAPPDGEVTDEELAEELGLELNDVRRALFILYENDLATYRRVRDEDSGWLTYLWTFHYDNIPENLQEEMYRLLDALEEREEYERTHEFYLCEVCSIRFEFGEAMDFGFECPECGSPLESMDNDRLREAMSRRLEELREELNVDVTG; this is translated from the coding sequence ATGGCTTTTGAGGATCTACTGAACGACCCCGTCATCCAAAAGTACCTCCACGAGTTGGTGGGGCCGACGGGGATGCCGGTCGCGGCCGCGCCGCCCGATGGCGAGGTCACCGATGAGGAGTTGGCCGAGGAGTTGGGGCTCGAACTCAACGACGTCCGCCGCGCGCTTTTCATCCTGTACGAGAACGACCTCGCGACCTACCGTCGGGTGCGCGACGAGGACTCCGGCTGGCTCACGTACCTGTGGACGTTCCACTACGACAACATCCCGGAGAACCTCCAAGAGGAGATGTACCGGCTGCTCGACGCCCTAGAAGAGCGCGAAGAGTACGAGCGCACCCACGAGTTCTACCTCTGTGAGGTGTGTTCGATTCGGTTCGAGTTCGGCGAGGCGATGGACTTCGGCTTCGAGTGTCCGGAGTGCGGTTCCCCGCTCGAATCGATGGACAACGACCGGCTCCGCGAGGCGATGAGTCGGCGTCTCGAGGAGCTCCGCGAGGAACTCAACGTGGATGTGACCGGCTGA
- a CDS encoding ATP-NAD kinase family protein, which produces MHVGFVMNPIAGMGGRVGLKGTDGKVAEAVERGATPRAPDRARRALTRLAEVAPEARVSTAADPMGERLVREAGFDPVRVVDPFECDAPEPTETSADHTARVVRAFAGLERETGPGTDTADEDAGDAPVDLVVFVGGDGTATDVATALEGTDVPILGVPAGVKVYSSVFAVSPEDAAEVAATFSRTERREVMDIDEDAYREGEVHPELRAVASVPVADDLQSSKQTASGTVESLAEGVADDIRTRDGEGVTFVLGPGSTVGAIKAELGFEPSPIGVDVWRDGDVVARDATESEILAALGEENVIVVSPIGGQGFVFGRGNPQLSPAVIERCEVQIVASRSKLDDVRALRVDTDDPDLDAALAGWVRVRVGKFETRMMKIA; this is translated from the coding sequence ATGCACGTCGGATTCGTGATGAACCCGATCGCCGGGATGGGCGGTCGCGTCGGGCTCAAAGGCACCGACGGGAAGGTCGCCGAGGCGGTCGAGCGCGGGGCGACGCCGCGCGCGCCGGACCGCGCACGGCGGGCGCTGACGCGGTTGGCCGAGGTTGCCCCCGAGGCGCGCGTTTCGACCGCGGCCGACCCGATGGGAGAGCGGTTGGTCCGCGAGGCCGGCTTCGACCCCGTGCGCGTCGTGGATCCGTTCGAGTGCGACGCCCCGGAGCCGACCGAGACGAGCGCGGACCACACGGCTCGCGTCGTGCGGGCGTTCGCCGGCCTCGAACGCGAGACCGGACCCGGCACCGACACCGCCGACGAAGACGCGGGCGACGCGCCCGTCGACCTCGTCGTCTTCGTCGGCGGCGACGGCACCGCGACGGACGTGGCGACCGCACTGGAGGGGACCGATGTGCCGATACTCGGTGTCCCGGCCGGGGTGAAGGTGTACTCGTCGGTGTTCGCGGTCTCGCCGGAGGACGCCGCGGAGGTCGCGGCGACGTTTTCGCGGACGGAGCGCCGCGAGGTGATGGACATCGACGAGGACGCCTACCGCGAGGGCGAGGTCCACCCGGAGCTGCGGGCGGTCGCGTCCGTCCCCGTCGCCGACGACCTCCAGTCGTCGAAACAGACCGCGAGCGGGACCGTCGAGTCGCTGGCCGAGGGCGTCGCCGACGACATCCGGACGCGCGACGGCGAGGGCGTCACCTTCGTGCTCGGACCGGGGTCGACCGTCGGCGCGATCAAAGCCGAGCTGGGGTTCGAGCCGTCGCCGATCGGCGTCGACGTGTGGCGCGACGGCGACGTCGTCGCCCGCGATGCAACCGAGTCCGAGATCCTCGCCGCGCTCGGCGAGGAGAACGTGATCGTGGTCTCGCCGATCGGCGGGCAGGGGTTCGTCTTCGGACGAGGAAACCCACAGCTGTCGCCAGCCGTCATCGAGCGCTGTGAGGTGCAGATCGTCGCCTCTCGGTCGAAGCTCGACGACGTGCGCGCGCTCCGCGTCGACACCGACGACCCGGACCTCGACGCCGCGCTGGCCGGGTGGGTCCGGGTTCGGGTCGGGAAGTTCGAGACGCGGATGATGAAGATCGCCTGA
- a CDS encoding inorganic phosphate transporter gives MVEVLLLVGLVVAAFVGYNIGGATTGPAFGPAVGANVISKAGAAALMSVFFFVGAGTLGQRVVTTLGEDLVTGANVFTLETSIVVLFFIGGALFIGNFAGVPASTSMTAVGAIAGLGLATGTLDLAVMGEIAIWWIVAPIIGFWVSGVVGRYFYPAIDKWVAIESTEGALFEFDRSGAVPRPVPGPNTTRRELVGGAVVIAIGCLMAFSSGTSNIANAIAPLVALDGVEMEPMILLGSVAVAVGAFTIARRTLDTLGNDITDLPLTAAIVVACVSSGIVITLSAVGIPASFVIIATMSIVGLGWGRATRTVTVRQGIRGEKEPTVSVGALAADETTEIGEGDPSNIPSAADLFNPTTSARVVLMQNVVPLLSTVGALVTFTLLFRFVW, from the coding sequence ATGGTCGAGGTTCTGCTTCTCGTCGGATTGGTGGTCGCGGCGTTCGTCGGGTACAACATCGGCGGAGCGACGACGGGGCCGGCGTTCGGGCCGGCAGTCGGCGCAAACGTGATCTCGAAGGCCGGCGCGGCCGCGTTAATGTCGGTGTTCTTCTTCGTCGGTGCTGGGACGCTCGGACAGCGCGTCGTGACGACGCTCGGCGAAGATCTCGTGACGGGCGCGAACGTCTTCACGCTGGAGACGAGCATTGTCGTCCTGTTTTTCATCGGCGGCGCGCTGTTCATCGGGAACTTCGCCGGCGTCCCGGCGTCGACGTCGATGACGGCGGTCGGAGCGATCGCCGGGCTCGGGCTGGCGACCGGGACGCTTGATCTGGCGGTGATGGGCGAGATCGCGATCTGGTGGATCGTCGCCCCGATCATCGGATTTTGGGTCTCCGGCGTCGTCGGCCGGTACTTCTACCCGGCGATAGACAAGTGGGTCGCGATCGAGAGCACCGAGGGCGCGCTGTTCGAGTTCGACCGCTCCGGCGCGGTTCCGCGGCCCGTCCCCGGGCCGAACACGACTCGGCGCGAACTCGTCGGCGGCGCGGTCGTCATCGCCATCGGCTGTCTCATGGCCTTCTCCTCGGGCACGTCGAACATCGCGAACGCCATCGCGCCGCTCGTCGCGCTCGACGGCGTCGAGATGGAGCCGATGATCCTCCTCGGGAGCGTCGCGGTCGCGGTCGGCGCGTTCACGATCGCCCGGCGGACGCTCGACACGCTCGGAAACGACATCACAGACCTGCCCCTGACCGCGGCGATCGTCGTCGCCTGCGTCTCTTCCGGGATCGTCATCACCCTCTCTGCAGTCGGAATCCCGGCGTCGTTCGTGATCATCGCGACGATGTCGATCGTCGGACTCGGTTGGGGGCGCGCGACGCGGACCGTCACCGTCCGACAGGGGATACGCGGCGAGAAGGAACCGACGGTCTCCGTTGGCGCGCTCGCCGCAGACGAGACGACCGAAATCGGTGAGGGCGATCCGTCGAACATCCCCTCCGCGGCGGATCTCTTCAACCCCACCACGAGCGCCCGCGTCGTCCTGATGCAGAACGTCGTGCCGCTCCTCTCGACGGTCGGCGCGCTCGTGACGTTCACGCTGCTCTTCCGGTTCGTCTGGTAG
- the secF gene encoding protein translocase subunit SecF: protein MVAIEVPEINYTEYSNRQLVAVPLAVLVLALAIIGGWYLATGAPADLGLEFTGGVELRIADDGGDVEQQIETAFERQPDSVRSIPADDVYVVTFRAADDDPEGLANDLSTQADEAGLSTEAVDQVSPSFASDTARTAVFGVALAFLGMSVLVFALFRTFVPSIAVVASAFSDLVIPIAVMNLLGIQMTLGTIAALLMIIGYSVDSDILLNNSVLRRTGDFYESVSRAMRTGVTMTLTSMAAMIVMAVVAAAFGVDLLRNIGIILAVGLCADLMNTYLLNVSLLRWYKFEGVSR, encoded by the coding sequence ATGGTAGCGATCGAGGTACCGGAGATAAACTACACCGAGTACTCAAACCGGCAGCTCGTGGCGGTCCCGCTCGCGGTCCTCGTTCTCGCGCTCGCGATCATCGGCGGGTGGTATCTCGCCACCGGCGCGCCGGCGGACCTCGGGTTGGAGTTCACGGGCGGCGTGGAGCTCCGGATAGCCGACGACGGCGGCGACGTGGAACAGCAGATCGAAACCGCATTCGAGCGACAGCCGGACTCGGTCCGGTCGATTCCCGCCGACGACGTGTACGTCGTCACCTTCCGCGCGGCCGACGACGACCCCGAGGGGCTCGCGAACGACCTCTCGACGCAGGCCGACGAGGCCGGGCTCTCGACCGAGGCGGTCGACCAGGTCTCGCCGAGCTTCGCCAGCGACACCGCACGCACCGCCGTCTTCGGCGTCGCGCTCGCGTTCCTCGGAATGAGCGTGCTCGTGTTCGCGCTGTTCCGGACGTTCGTCCCCTCCATCGCGGTCGTCGCCTCCGCGTTCTCCGACCTCGTGATCCCCATCGCGGTGATGAACCTGCTCGGGATCCAGATGACGCTCGGCACGATCGCGGCGCTTCTCATGATCATCGGCTACAGCGTCGACTCGGACATCCTGTTGAACAACTCCGTGTTGCGACGAACCGGCGACTTCTATGAGTCGGTGAGCCGCGCGATGCGGACCGGGGTGACGATGACGCTCACGTCGATGGCGGCGATGATCGTCATGGCGGTCGTCGCGGCCGCCTTCGGCGTCGACCTCCTCCGTAACATCGGGATCATCCTCGCGGTCGGGCTCTGTGCCGACCTGATGAACACGTACCTGCTCAACGTCTCGCTGCTCCGCTGGTACAAGTTCGAGGGGGTGAGCCGCTAA
- a CDS encoding DUF2110 family protein: protein MVVLATKCYVEGDARDRALDGMGSLVANDVGDLHVDWQVGVRDDGFVQVDVTGDDAEVARNVLAETWGEIVAHDAGLVPGETYVGTLESWDDDGFVLDAGEDVLVPADGLGLGVGSPEQVVERFGLVQHLPMTFVYGGDAGDADADPSRLADSERDRLYDWQRENGRVNVNSATRGEVRATVNRAGHAQDIVTVERLGLLEQSIVCTENTDPPGLLAAIGSYLPAEMRCVV from the coding sequence ATGGTCGTCCTCGCAACCAAGTGTTACGTGGAGGGTGACGCCCGCGACCGCGCGCTCGACGGCATGGGCTCGCTCGTGGCGAACGATGTCGGAGACCTCCACGTCGACTGGCAGGTCGGCGTCCGCGACGACGGCTTCGTGCAGGTCGACGTGACCGGCGACGACGCCGAGGTCGCCCGCAACGTCCTCGCGGAGACGTGGGGCGAAATCGTCGCACACGACGCCGGCCTCGTCCCCGGCGAGACGTACGTCGGGACCCTCGAATCGTGGGACGACGACGGGTTCGTGCTCGACGCGGGCGAGGACGTGCTCGTTCCCGCCGACGGGCTCGGCCTCGGGGTCGGATCGCCGGAGCAGGTCGTCGAGCGGTTCGGGCTGGTCCAGCACCTTCCCATGACGTTCGTCTACGGCGGGGACGCGGGCGACGCGGACGCGGATCCGAGCCGCCTCGCCGACAGCGAGCGCGATCGGCTGTACGACTGGCAGCGTGAGAACGGTCGCGTGAACGTCAATTCGGCGACCCGCGGCGAGGTGCGCGCGACGGTGAACCGCGCGGGCCACGCCCAAGACATCGTCACGGTCGAGCGGCTCGGCCTCTTAGAACAGAGCATCGTCTGTACCGAGAACACGGACCCGCCGGGACTGTTGGCCGCGATCGGCTCGTACCTCCCGGCGGAGATGCGGTGTGTCGTCTGA
- a CDS encoding DUF5812 family protein, with protein MTDEAGRGDEPASTDEPDRERDSDGDSDAVAGKESTFLVTHVEADSAVLKDVHDGQVHTLSSNPGLDEADAVEATVAPDPPMEVTYQVVEVEERRSLSIAESEEPPTVHERDLAAETQTGELAREPRAGVGEVHVLTPPDADTRDAVDDVLADREGTLARAARLGVNRVEIRSEPGVVSVRYLP; from the coding sequence ATGACCGACGAAGCGGGCCGCGGCGACGAGCCGGCCTCCACAGACGAACCGGATCGCGAGCGGGATAGCGACGGCGACTCCGACGCGGTCGCCGGCAAGGAGAGCACGTTCCTCGTCACCCACGTCGAGGCCGACTCGGCGGTGTTAAAAGACGTTCACGACGGACAGGTCCACACACTGAGTTCGAACCCTGGACTCGACGAGGCCGACGCGGTCGAGGCGACCGTCGCGCCGGACCCCCCGATGGAGGTAACATATCAGGTGGTCGAGGTGGAAGAGCGGCGGAGCCTCTCGATAGCGGAGAGTGAGGAGCCGCCGACGGTTCACGAGCGCGACCTCGCGGCGGAGACCCAGACCGGCGAACTGGCTCGCGAGCCGCGCGCCGGCGTCGGGGAGGTCCATGTGCTGACGCCGCCCGACGCGGACACGCGGGACGCGGTCGACGACGTGCTCGCGGACCGTGAAGGGACGCTCGCGCGGGCGGCCCGGTTGGGCGTGAACCGCGTCGAGATCCGGTCGGAGCCCGGCGTCGTCAGCGTGCGATACCTGCCGTGA
- a CDS encoding phosphoribosylaminoimidazolesuccinocarboxamide synthase yields MTSVKEFRVDESATADATGRGRFVFTDAYSVFDWGQMPDAIPHKGASLCTMGACNFELLEDDGIETHYRGVVDPDGAGGSEGVPDGDGDAEPAAVPLAEATAPPTQMAIELTQVPDLPYEGPQAGYDYDAFHAAGGDNYLVPLEVVFRNRVPVGSSLRTRTEPSEFGLDALAGPDGEWPDEPVDLPKPVVEFSTKYEEQDRYLTRAEADRIAGAADIEALESLARDVNRVVTERAEAAGFVHEDGKIECLYADGALRVADVVGTFDENRFSYDGRGVSKEVVRQWYKANDPEWVAAVKEAKAAIADRDIDDWREICEESPDPLPAEVVDAVSTMYAAGTNAYTETAWFDVPDVEAALAAVDGL; encoded by the coding sequence ATGACGAGCGTCAAGGAGTTCCGCGTCGACGAGTCCGCGACCGCCGACGCCACCGGGCGAGGCCGGTTCGTCTTCACGGACGCGTACTCGGTGTTCGACTGGGGGCAGATGCCCGACGCGATTCCGCACAAGGGAGCGAGCCTCTGTACGATGGGCGCGTGCAACTTCGAACTGCTGGAAGACGACGGGATCGAGACGCACTACCGAGGGGTCGTCGACCCGGACGGAGCCGGGGGATCCGAGGGCGTCCCGGACGGCGACGGAGACGCCGAGCCGGCGGCCGTCCCGCTCGCGGAGGCGACCGCGCCGCCGACGCAGATGGCGATTGAACTGACGCAGGTTCCGGACCTCCCCTACGAGGGGCCGCAGGCGGGCTACGACTACGACGCCTTCCACGCGGCCGGCGGCGACAACTACCTCGTCCCGCTCGAAGTGGTGTTCCGGAACCGCGTCCCGGTCGGCTCCAGCCTCCGGACGCGAACGGAGCCGAGCGAGTTCGGACTCGACGCGCTCGCGGGCCCGGACGGCGAGTGGCCGGACGAACCCGTCGACCTGCCGAAGCCCGTGGTGGAGTTCTCGACGAAGTACGAGGAGCAGGACCGCTACCTGACCCGGGCGGAGGCCGACCGGATCGCCGGCGCGGCCGATATCGAGGCGCTGGAGTCGCTCGCGCGCGACGTGAACCGCGTCGTCACCGAGCGCGCCGAGGCGGCCGGCTTCGTCCACGAGGACGGGAAAATCGAGTGTCTGTACGCCGACGGAGCGCTCCGCGTCGCGGACGTGGTCGGCACGTTCGACGAGAACCGCTTCTCGTACGACGGACGGGGGGTCTCGAAGGAGGTCGTCCGCCAGTGGTACAAGGCGAACGATCCCGAATGGGTCGCCGCTGTAAAAGAGGCGAAAGCCGCGATCGCGGACCGAGACATCGACGACTGGCGCGAGATCTGCGAGGAGTCGCCCGACCCGCTTCCCGCCGAGGTCGTCGACGCGGTCTCGACGATGTACGCGGCCGGAACGAACGCCTACACGGAGACGGCGTGGTTCGACGTCCCAGACGTCGAGGCGGCGCTCGCGGCGGTCGACGGGCTGTAG